TTTGAACTTTGTTTTTTGCCGCTTTGATAATTTGGATATTTGTTTGGAACCAATGGAATCTATTCGTGAATGTAGCTTTGTTATTGAGTCAACTGCATTAGTCTGAACTGTTGGTTTGGCTTTCTTCTTCAATGCGGCGAGGGAGAGCTTATTGCTCACCGCTTCGTGTAGCAACGAGGCTCTGAGTTTTGGATCCTCTATCCTTCCTAGAAAAATAGCTTTGGTGTATTCAATCTTTCCAGAGTTATACGCTGCAAGAACTTCAGTCGGTAGTTCAAGTAGAGGCAGTCTTGAGGTGACAAAGGTTTTCACACCTAGCTCTGGAGCTGCTTCAATAAATGTGGACTCAATTAATGACTTAATACCTTGATCTATTTTAGCTTTACCCTCTGCTGCATTCTTGTACCGATACAGGCTACGGATAGTCTCCTTTTTTGTTTTTCCTAGCACTAGGGTTAGTAGGTATAGCAATTCCTCTGTATCATCAAGAGCGTTTAAGCTCCTTCTCCTCGTATTTTCAACTCGAGATAGTTTGACTGCGGTGACATCATCAACTTCTGCGATGTCTACCTTGATCTCAGTGAGACCTGCTGCTGTGGCTGCATCCAGCCTGGTTTCACCTGCAATTAGACGTAACGTTCTATCTTTAAGTCTTTGCACCCAGATGGAACCAAGAAAACCGAAACTTTTTATACTTGCAACTAGATCGTTAAATGCTTCCTCATCCCTTTCTACTCTTGATTGGTATGGCCTTCTCTGAATCTCAGAGATTGATACTACCGCTTGTGATAGGTTGTTTTTTCCAACCAGTTCTTCTAAATATTTTTCTGAGTCCGCTAGATCTTTTTCTAGTTGTGAAATTTGTTGTCGAGCGTTGTCTAAGTCTTTTTGTGTTTCTAGTGCTTTTGAGCTTGTTGATAGGAATGATGAGACTTTCGGACGATTTGTTGTGGCCATAATTAAATTAGAAGATCATTCTTCTAAACTACTTGTACAAGTCGAGGACAACTTTTGTTAATGGCTCAAAGTCTTTGTTCGCGGGATGCTTTGGGCGATATAGACTGAGTGGTGCGATACCTCGATTTGAGGCATTCTCGAATTCGCTCGAATAGCGAATTCCATTAAAGCAGCGAATATCTTGAGCACTAAGTACATCAGAGATTTCCTGGTAGAAAGCTTTCTGATCAGCATTACTTGCTACTTTCATGGGAACACCGCCAATGATTTCAGGGGGAGGTTCTAAATCGAGTGCTTCCGCTTCATTTCTAATCCACTGCAGTAAGGGGTCTATCCCTCCAAGCTTTGCTGACATAGGTAATGGCATGACAATATGCGAGGCTGCAGCTAGTGCTGAAAAACTCAAAACATCCATAGAAGCAGGAGAATCCAGTATGACTAGGTTGTAGGGGAGTTTGTACTTTTTTAGGTTCTTGCGAAGAATAAATTCCCTTCCTGTACGGCTAGGAAGATCTAAAGCTACAGACAACATGACATCTCCCCCGAGACACACATCAAATTTGCCCTTAGTGTTTACCCATTCAGGAGTAACAATAGGGTAGTTGCCTGAAAAATTGCGATCAAAAATTGCAGCCGTTGTATCATGTGGCGCGAGGTCTGGAGGTAAGCCACAAAACCGAGCCAGGGAGCCGTTTGTATCCAGGTCGATGAACAAGATATCTAAGCCATTTGCTGCTAATTGATAACCTAGCTGTATTGCTAAAGTTGTTTTGCCGACACCACCTGCATTTGCAACTACCCATAAGATGTTCTGTTTTGAGCTATCAAGCTTCTTTTTCCTTGGCATTGGAGTAATCTCACCAATAAATTCATCGAACCATAATTGAGAAATAGATTAGAAGAACGTTCTTCTAATCTATTTCTGGTTTGCTTTGTACCACTGCTATTCAACGAATTGATCTCTGTATTCAGTTGCGTCTTGAATTGCCTTTTAAATATTCGAGGGTTGCATCATGAGGTCTTTCGCAGCTCATCGTAGTGCATTAGGTTCTTGGTTACAAGCAGGATTTCCAATTTTTGGCCACGACTACACAAGGTATTCCTTCGAGCATCTAGTTGAAGAAATTTGCTGCTTGCCACCCTACTGAGTAATCATCCAGTTCAGGGTTCGCCTCTATCTATCAGAGAGTCTGAGGGATCTCGTCCAACTCAAGCTCTTTCAAGGTTTGATTCACCTGCTTTAGGTCAAATGCTTTCGGATCAAACTCACTCCCGATCCATTCTTTGCGCTCCCTGTACTCAGGATGCCGGGAATTCTTCAGGACCTTCAGCAAATGAGCATACCCCCAGTCCCCACCACAGTCCTCCGGTGGACAAGCCTGCTTTCCGGCTAGACACACCGTATAGGTTTTCTTAGGAGCACTCGCTAGCCTCTTTTCCACCTCGATCTCGTGCTGCCACATATCGCCAAAGTCATATAGGTAACTGAATGAAAACAACTCATCCCCAAACGACTCCGCTAAAGTTAGAGTCTCGTCCTCCTCCTCCTCACTGATCGAGAATTTGTGAAGATGGTAGCCTTCCCAACCCATCACAGCCTGCACCACAGAATGGAGCTGGGCCAGCGTCATGCTCTCAGGGACTTGAACCCGTCGCCAAACCTTAGGTCGGACTCCCAACAGCGTAATTTTCAATTGATAGACGCTAGACACCGCATTCAAAGGCACATCCACAGCCTTTCCCTGGTGCATATCCAAAGATTCCTCTAAAGAGGCCAACTCAAGCATTTGCTCCAGCACATCGTACTCACAACGCACCCTACAGTCATCTAACTCCGCGATCATCTCAATCTGCCAGAATATGTCGCCAATGATTTCCGATATTTCATCCTTGTCGTGATAGGTCAGTGTTAGTAAGTACTCATTGCCTCGGGGCTTCGTCTTCTGCCCTTGAACATAGCTGAACACCTGCCGCTCAATCTCCTTGCGAACCTTCGCCTTCTTTCGCCCCTCCACCCAGAGCTTGAAGAGCACCTGAACTTCATGCTCAGCAGACGACAAGCCAGACTCCAGATCGACGAACGCTAACCCAGGAGAATTAACTTCTTCCCTCTCTTGAGACTGCATCTCTGGCGGCTGTTCTTCTCTAGCAATCTTCACCCCAAACATTTCCGGCATTCCATAGGCCAGATCGAGCATTTGCTCCAGTGCCTCAATATTTTCCTGCCACAGCTCCGCGAAAGTGATGTCTCCACTATCCAGCTCCGCTTGGCCCAGTGGCTCCTTCCCCGTTAACTTAGCTAATCCTCCCAGCAGTCTGCGCTGTTTGCGATCCAAGGACTTCGCATACACCAACTCTTTTGCCTCATCTTGTACCCGATAGAACGCCGCCACCGCCGCCTCTTGCTCCGCTCCCAGCGTATATCTCCTAAACGATCTCTCATCAGTGTGTCCCGTCAACCGCATCGCATGGGCTGGATCCATTCCCTTCCGCAGCATCTCCGACGCCCCCGTATGCCGCAGCCGATGGGGATGAAGATCCTCAACACCTGCGATCCCTCCAATCGCCTCCACCATCTGATAGACCCCGTGATAAGAGAGCCGCTGGCCGCCCCAGCCCCGATGTTGAGAGACAAATAAAGGTGAATCGACCTGTAACTCCTCCCCCTGCTCTCGCCGCCATAGCAGGTAGTTAGCCACCGCATCCTGACCTGCCACGTTCAACGGCACCATGCGGGGCTGCTTATTCTTCGACTCCGTAATCGTGATCACCCGCTCATTGAACGATCCTATGTTGCAGGCCACTACCTCCCCCGCCCGCATCCCGTGGGCCAAGAGCTGCAGCAGCGCCAAATCTCTTACTTGAGTGTCCCCGCGCTGCTCCACCGCTGCCCACACCTTCTCCATCAGCTCCTCAGGAATGTCCTGGGGCATGGGCACTGGCAATCGCTCAAATTTGAC
This portion of the Acaryochloris thomasi RCC1774 genome encodes:
- a CDS encoding ParB/RepB/Spo0J family partition protein translates to MATTNRPKVSSFLSTSSKALETQKDLDNARQQISQLEKDLADSEKYLEELVGKNNLSQAVVSISEIQRRPYQSRVERDEEAFNDLVASIKSFGFLGSIWVQRLKDRTLRLIAGETRLDAATAAGLTEIKVDIAEVDDVTAVKLSRVENTRRRSLNALDDTEELLYLLTLVLGKTKKETIRSLYRYKNAAEGKAKIDQGIKSLIESTFIEAAPELGVKTFVTSRLPLLELPTEVLAAYNSGKIEYTKAIFLGRIEDPKLRASLLHEAVSNKLSLAALKKKAKPTVQTNAVDSITKLHSRIDSIGSKQISKLSKRQKTKFKKSILELEKKLQDILAELDE
- a CDS encoding ParA family protein — translated: MPRKKKLDSSKQNILWVVANAGGVGKTTLAIQLGYQLAANGLDILFIDLDTNGSLARFCGLPPDLAPHDTTAAIFDRNFSGNYPIVTPEWVNTKGKFDVCLGGDVMLSVALDLPSRTGREFILRKNLKKYKLPYNLVILDSPASMDVLSFSALAAASHIVMPLPMSAKLGGIDPLLQWIRNEAEALDLEPPPEIIGGVPMKVASNADQKAFYQEISDVLSAQDIRCFNGIRYSSEFENASNRGIAPLSLYRPKHPANKDFEPLTKVVLDLYK
- a CDS encoding IS1096 element passenger TnpR family protein, coding for MKAQSRQSIPPVKVVAIPVAEEEVSSQRRRGRPQQIEAPADIRWPVVQEFLRSSNLAANSLKLYERELKRFLGWTHASWGELKLRHLGQYKGYLLELEVKPGKALSKSSVNAALTALKSFFRWLSTFHPELCPENPTAGVKFERLPVPMPQDIPEELMEKVWAAVEQRGDTQVRDLALLQLLAHGMRAGEVVACNIGSFNERVITITESKNKQPRMVPLNVAGQDAVANYLLWRREQGEELQVDSPLFVSQHRGWGGQRLSYHGVYQMVEAIGGIAGVEDLHPHRLRHTGASEMLRKGMDPAHAMRLTGHTDERSFRRYTLGAEQEAAVAAFYRVQDEAKELVYAKSLDRKQRRLLGGLAKLTGKEPLGQAELDSGDITFAELWQENIEALEQMLDLAYGMPEMFGVKIAREEQPPEMQSQEREEVNSPGLAFVDLESGLSSAEHEVQVLFKLWVEGRKKAKVRKEIERQVFSYVQGQKTKPRGNEYLLTLTYHDKDEISEIIGDIFWQIEMIAELDDCRVRCEYDVLEQMLELASLEESLDMHQGKAVDVPLNAVSSVYQLKITLLGVRPKVWRRVQVPESMTLAQLHSVVQAVMGWEGYHLHKFSISEEEEDETLTLAESFGDELFSFSYLYDFGDMWQHEIEVEKRLASAPKKTYTVCLAGKQACPPEDCGGDWGYAHLLKVLKNSRHPEYRERKEWIGSEFDPKAFDLKQVNQTLKELELDEIPQTL